One Sinobacterium norvegicum genomic window carries:
- the ftsE gene encoding cell division ATP-binding protein FtsE — protein sequence MIEFDSVSKRYSTGHEALNRVSFKIPREEMVFLTGHSGAGKSTLLKLIMLMERPSAGQIIVDGQDLKQMPQRQIPFHRRKVGVVFQNHQLLFDRTVFDNVALPLIIEGHPPREIGRRVRAALDKVGLLKYEKLNPIALSGGEQQRVGIARAVVNKPALLLADEPTGNLDPELSAEIMHLFEEFNQVGVTVLVATHDIALINSMDHRILSLSHGMTAGVGT from the coding sequence ATGATTGAATTTGACAGTGTCAGCAAGCGATATTCGACGGGGCACGAGGCGCTGAATCGAGTCAGCTTCAAAATTCCCCGCGAAGAAATGGTCTTTCTGACCGGTCACAGTGGTGCCGGCAAAAGTACTCTGCTCAAGCTCATTATGTTGATGGAACGCCCCAGTGCCGGCCAGATTATCGTCGACGGTCAAGATTTGAAGCAAATGCCGCAGCGGCAAATCCCCTTTCACCGCCGTAAAGTTGGCGTGGTTTTCCAAAACCATCAGCTGTTATTCGACCGCACTGTGTTCGATAATGTTGCCCTGCCACTTATCATTGAGGGGCACCCGCCCCGAGAGATTGGCCGACGCGTTCGTGCCGCTCTCGATAAGGTTGGCCTATTAAAATATGAGAAGCTCAACCCGATAGCGCTCTCTGGTGGTGAACAACAACGGGTGGGTATAGCCCGCGCCGTAGTCAACAAGCCCGCGTTACTGCTGGCCGATGAACCCACCGGCAACCTTGACCCGGAGCTATCCGCCGAGATAATGCACCTGTTTGAGGAATTCAATCAGGTTGGCGTTACCGTATTAGTCGCCACCCACGATATCGCACTTATCAACTCGATGGACCACCGCATACTCAGCCTCAGTCACGGCATGACTGCTGGAGTGGGTACTTAA